One genomic region from Listeria monocytogenes encodes:
- the yaaA gene encoding S4 domain-containing protein YaaA has translation MAETVKINSEFVTLGQLLQMIDVVSTGGMAKAYLSENTIYINGEQDNRRGKKLRNGDVILVPGVGKVKIEQGK, from the coding sequence TTGGCTGAAACAGTAAAGATAAATAGTGAGTTCGTAACGCTTGGTCAACTTTTACAAATGATTGATGTAGTTTCAACTGGTGGAATGGCGAAAGCGTACCTTAGTGAAAATACGATTTACATCAACGGAGAGCAAGACAATCGCCGGGGGAAAAAGCTTCGTAATGGCGATGTTATCTTAGTTCCCGGTGTTGGAAAAGTGAAAATTGAGCAAGGAAAATAA
- the speG gene encoding spermidine N1-acetyltransferase has protein sequence MSGDLKLRPLEREDLKFVHRLNNDAKIMSYWFEEPYEAFVELQELYDKHIHDQSERRFILELDGQMVGLVELMEIDYIHRRAEFQIIIDPKFQGHGYAVSATKLAMKYAFHVLNMHKLYLVVDKVNEKAIHVYEKVGFIREGELIDEFFVDGTYHDAIRMCIFQHQYREMDI, from the coding sequence ATGAGTGGAGATTTAAAACTTAGACCGCTTGAACGAGAAGATTTAAAATTTGTTCACCGGTTAAATAATGATGCGAAAATAATGTCTTATTGGTTTGAAGAGCCATATGAGGCGTTCGTCGAGCTTCAGGAGCTATATGATAAACACATTCACGACCAGTCAGAACGCCGTTTTATTTTAGAGTTAGATGGACAAATGGTTGGATTAGTCGAGTTAATGGAAATTGATTATATTCACAGAAGAGCCGAATTTCAAATTATTATTGATCCTAAGTTTCAGGGACACGGTTATGCTGTTTCTGCCACAAAACTAGCAATGAAATATGCTTTTCACGTACTAAATATGCATAAATTATATTTAGTTGTCGATAAAGTAAACGAAAAAGCAATTCATGTTTATGAAAAAGTTGGCTTTATTCGTGAAGGCGAGCTAATTGATGAGTTTTTCGTTGATGGGACTTATCATGATGCTATTAGAATGTGTATTTTCCAACATCAATACCGAGAAATGGATATTTAA
- the recF gene encoding DNA replication/repair protein RecF (All proteins in this family for which functions are known are DNA-binding proteins that assist the filamentation of RecA onto DNA for the initiation of recombination or recombinational repair.) has protein sequence MHLESIVLRNFRNYENLELEFSPSVNVFLGENAQGKTNLLEAVLMLALAKSHRTTNDKDFIMWEKEEAKMEGRIAKHGQSVPLELAITQKGKRAKVNHLEQKKLSQYVGNLNVVIFAPEDLSLVKGAPGIRRRFLNMEIGQMQPIYLHNLSEYQRILQQRNQYLKMLQMKRKVDPILLDILTEQFADVAINLTKRRADFIQKLEAYAAPIHHQISRGLETLKIEYKASVTLNGDDPEVWKADLLQKMESIKQREIDRGVTLIGPHRDDSLFYINGQNVQDFGSQGQQRTTALSIKLAEIDLIHEETGEYPVLLLDDVLSELDDYRQSHLLGAIEGKVQTFVTTTSTSGIDHETLKQATTFYVEKGTVKKS, from the coding sequence ATGCATTTAGAAAGTATTGTTTTAAGGAATTTCCGGAATTACGAAAACTTAGAACTAGAATTTTCCCCATCTGTAAATGTTTTTCTTGGCGAGAATGCACAAGGTAAAACCAACCTTTTGGAAGCCGTATTGATGCTTGCTCTTGCAAAGTCACATCGGACAACGAATGATAAAGATTTTATTATGTGGGAAAAAGAAGAAGCCAAGATGGAAGGTCGAATAGCAAAGCACGGGCAATCAGTGCCTTTAGAACTTGCTATCACCCAAAAAGGCAAGCGAGCTAAAGTAAATCATTTGGAACAAAAGAAACTTAGCCAATATGTCGGTAACTTGAATGTGGTTATTTTTGCCCCAGAGGATTTATCGCTTGTGAAAGGCGCTCCAGGAATAAGACGTCGGTTTTTGAATATGGAAATTGGACAAATGCAGCCGATTTATTTGCATAATCTAAGTGAATACCAGCGAATATTGCAACAACGGAACCAATATTTGAAGATGTTGCAAATGAAACGCAAAGTAGACCCAATATTACTTGACATTTTGACTGAACAGTTCGCAGATGTCGCCATTAATTTGACGAAAAGACGAGCTGATTTCATTCAAAAACTAGAGGCATATGCGGCGCCAATTCATCACCAAATTTCCCGAGGACTAGAGACGTTAAAAATCGAGTATAAAGCTTCCGTCACGCTAAATGGGGACGATCCCGAAGTGTGGAAAGCAGATTTACTTCAAAAAATGGAATCAATCAAACAAAGAGAAATCGACCGTGGTGTCACGCTTATTGGACCACATCGGGATGATTCTCTGTTTTATATTAATGGGCAAAATGTGCAAGATTTTGGTTCACAAGGCCAGCAACGGACAACGGCACTTTCTATAAAATTAGCAGAAATTGACCTAATCCATGAAGAAACTGGAGAATATCCGGTTCTTCTTCTCGATGATGTGCTTAGTGAACTCGACGATTACCGTCAATCGCATTTGCTCGGAGCCATTGAAGGAAAAGTACAAACCTTTGTAACGACAACAAGTACGAGCGGAATCGACCATGAAACGCTCAAACAAGCAACAACTTTCTATGTAGAAAAAGGTACAGTAAAAAAATCCTAA
- the cls gene encoding cardiolipin synthase, with protein sequence MRKLIQFLFIAVVLFLVEYVLINQAAILFLVTSGIIQLCGVIIAIRLLLFDQRNTSSKVAWVAVIFILPVLGTISYLVFGRNPATRKFSTAQVKEKTKLINAIHAIPNNTNEKLPRLSKRIAHLTSIEPIKGNKIEILTNGEETFPVLLDALRKAENHIHIQYYIFKTDAISTEIRDILVEKAKSGVEVRFMFDGLGSSKLGKAFLAPLKEAGVSIHAFDPIASPWIVRTANLRNHRKIVVIDGQIGFTGGLNIGEEYRSNTPDFRVWRDTHIKITGQAVIELQESFLNDWVYMENQAGAADGFISESGLKQYFSPVDMGDEWAQVIYGGPYDKEKWVRDSMLDLIDSAKESVWIVSPYFVPDEESLAVIRRVAMSGVDVRVIIPGKGDRGISFHGSNAYVKTMIEAGAKMYAYADDSFVHSKAMLVDGTRAAIGTANFDVRSFRLNHELMVFLYDESEAMHHLKRDFKKDFEDSRLFTMKDMENKPLLTRIKEVLSSLLSPIL encoded by the coding sequence ATGCGCAAACTGATTCAATTTCTGTTTATAGCAGTAGTTTTATTTTTAGTGGAATATGTTTTAATCAATCAAGCAGCTATATTATTCTTAGTAACAAGTGGGATTATCCAACTATGCGGGGTTATTATCGCCATTCGACTACTCCTATTTGACCAACGGAATACTAGCTCAAAAGTCGCCTGGGTTGCGGTTATTTTTATTTTGCCTGTACTCGGAACGATTAGTTACCTTGTGTTCGGTAGAAATCCAGCAACTAGAAAATTCAGCACAGCTCAAGTAAAGGAAAAAACAAAATTAATTAATGCGATTCATGCAATTCCAAACAACACTAATGAAAAATTGCCACGACTATCAAAAAGAATAGCGCATTTAACGTCCATAGAGCCAATCAAGGGGAATAAAATCGAAATATTAACAAATGGTGAGGAAACTTTTCCAGTGCTCCTAGACGCGCTTAGAAAGGCTGAAAACCACATTCACATTCAATATTACATTTTCAAAACGGATGCGATTTCTACTGAAATTCGTGATATTTTGGTGGAAAAGGCGAAATCTGGTGTTGAGGTTAGATTTATGTTTGATGGTCTCGGATCAAGCAAACTGGGTAAAGCCTTTTTAGCTCCTTTGAAAGAGGCTGGAGTTAGTATTCACGCATTTGATCCAATTGCCTCCCCCTGGATTGTAAGAACAGCCAATTTAAGAAATCACCGTAAAATCGTGGTGATTGATGGCCAAATTGGCTTTACAGGTGGGCTTAATATTGGGGAAGAATATCGTTCCAATACACCTGATTTTCGTGTTTGGCGCGATACACACATAAAAATAACAGGCCAAGCTGTAATCGAACTCCAAGAATCCTTCCTAAACGATTGGGTATACATGGAAAATCAAGCTGGCGCCGCTGACGGGTTTATTAGCGAATCTGGTTTAAAACAATATTTTTCTCCAGTCGATATGGGTGATGAATGGGCGCAAGTTATTTACGGCGGACCATATGATAAAGAAAAATGGGTTCGCGATTCGATGCTTGATTTGATTGATTCCGCTAAAGAATCAGTTTGGATTGTATCACCCTATTTCGTTCCAGATGAGGAGTCGCTTGCGGTTATTCGCCGGGTTGCGATGAGTGGTGTTGACGTGCGGGTTATTATTCCTGGTAAAGGCGATCGCGGGATTTCATTCCACGGAAGTAATGCTTATGTAAAAACAATGATTGAAGCAGGCGCGAAAATGTATGCTTATGCCGATGACTCTTTTGTTCATTCCAAAGCAATGCTTGTGGACGGAACACGTGCGGCTATTGGAACTGCCAATTTTGACGTGCGTAGTTTTAGATTGAATCATGAATTAATGGTATTCTTATATGATGAAAGCGAGGCTATGCATCATTTAAAACGTGACTTCAAAAAAGATTTTGAAGATAGCCGACTATTTACGATGAAAGATATGGAAAACAAACCATTATTGACTCGTATAAAAGAAGTTCTATCCAGTTTACTATCACCAATTTTATAA
- the gyrB gene encoding DNA topoisomerase (ATP-hydrolyzing) subunit B, whose translation MSEENITNVQENASDYNEDQIQVLEGLEAVRKRPGMYIGSTSQRGLHHLVWEIVDNAIDEALAGFCTEIEITIEADNSITVRDNGRGIPTGINEKIGRPTVEVIFTVLHAGGKFGGGGYKVSGGLHGVGASVVNALSTSLEVYVHREGQKYYQRFERGDVVMDMEEQGETDYRGTIVHFTPDPQIFTETTEFDFDTLRTRTRELAFLNRGLTISIEDKREEHKVRKDFHYEGGIRSYVEHLNKAKDVIHEPPIYLEGERDDIMVEISMQYNTGFSSNIISFANNIHTYEGGTHESGFKTALTRVINDYARRNKLFKDSDDNLSGEDVREGLTAIISIKHPDPQFEGQTKTKLGNSEARSITDKLFSEALNKFMMENPDVAKKIVEKGVVASRARLAAKRAREVARKSSGLEISSLPGKLADCSSRNPEISELYIVEGDSAGGSAKQGRDRLFQAILPIRGKILNVEKARLDRILANEEIRTIFTAMGTGFGGDFDVSKSRYHKLIIMTDADVDGAHIRTLLLTLFYRYMRPLLDAGYIYIAQPPLYQIKHGKQIEYVYSDGQLEDYLASLDGDTKYSIQRYKGLGEMNPEQLWDTTMNPEHRTLLQVNIKDAIDADETFEMLMGDRVEPRRKFIEDNAQYVKNLDV comes from the coding sequence ATGTCAGAAGAAAATATTACAAATGTACAAGAAAATGCTTCAGATTATAACGAAGATCAAATACAAGTACTGGAAGGCCTAGAGGCAGTAAGAAAAAGACCCGGTATGTACATTGGTTCAACTAGCCAACGCGGGCTCCATCACCTTGTATGGGAAATTGTTGATAATGCAATTGATGAAGCACTTGCTGGTTTTTGTACAGAAATTGAAATTACAATCGAAGCTGATAACAGCATTACTGTTCGTGATAACGGACGTGGGATTCCTACTGGGATTAATGAAAAAATTGGTCGTCCAACAGTAGAAGTTATCTTTACCGTTCTGCATGCTGGTGGTAAATTTGGCGGCGGCGGATATAAAGTATCTGGCGGACTTCACGGAGTTGGTGCATCGGTAGTTAATGCCCTTTCCACATCTCTTGAAGTATACGTTCACCGTGAAGGTCAAAAATATTACCAACGCTTTGAACGTGGTGATGTAGTAATGGATATGGAAGAACAAGGCGAAACGGATTACCGTGGAACAATTGTTCACTTTACGCCAGATCCACAAATTTTCACAGAAACAACGGAATTCGATTTTGATACACTTCGTACTCGTACGCGCGAACTTGCTTTCTTGAATCGTGGTTTAACGATTTCAATTGAAGATAAGCGCGAAGAACACAAAGTTCGTAAAGATTTCCACTATGAAGGCGGAATTCGTTCTTACGTGGAGCATTTAAATAAAGCAAAAGACGTTATCCATGAGCCACCAATTTATTTGGAAGGTGAACGCGATGATATTATGGTTGAGATTTCCATGCAATATAATACTGGATTCTCAAGCAACATCATTTCATTCGCAAATAACATTCATACGTATGAAGGCGGAACTCACGAATCTGGCTTTAAAACGGCGTTAACACGTGTTATTAATGACTACGCGCGTCGTAATAAATTGTTTAAAGATAGTGATGACAATCTTTCTGGTGAAGATGTTCGTGAAGGTTTAACGGCGATTATTTCTATCAAACACCCAGATCCACAGTTTGAAGGACAAACCAAAACAAAACTTGGAAATTCAGAAGCCCGTTCAATCACGGATAAGCTATTTTCTGAGGCTTTAAATAAATTTATGATGGAAAACCCAGATGTTGCTAAAAAAATCGTTGAGAAAGGCGTTGTGGCTTCTCGTGCACGTCTGGCTGCTAAGCGCGCGCGTGAAGTTGCTCGTAAAAGCAGTGGGCTAGAAATTTCTAGCTTGCCAGGTAAATTAGCTGACTGTTCTTCCCGTAATCCTGAAATCAGCGAACTTTACATCGTTGAGGGTGACTCAGCTGGTGGTTCAGCTAAACAAGGTCGTGACCGTTTATTCCAAGCGATTTTGCCGATTCGTGGTAAAATTTTGAACGTGGAAAAAGCACGTTTAGACCGTATTCTAGCTAACGAAGAAATTCGAACTATTTTTACAGCGATGGGTACTGGTTTTGGTGGCGATTTTGACGTTTCTAAATCTCGTTACCACAAATTAATTATTATGACTGATGCCGATGTTGATGGTGCACATATTCGTACACTACTTCTTACACTATTTTATCGTTATATGCGTCCACTGCTTGATGCTGGTTATATCTATATTGCGCAACCACCGCTTTACCAAATTAAGCATGGTAAACAAATAGAATATGTATACAGCGACGGACAGTTAGAAGACTATCTGGCTTCCCTTGACGGAGACACTAAATACAGCATTCAACGATATAAAGGTCTTGGAGAAATGAACCCAGAACAACTTTGGGATACAACAATGAATCCGGAACACCGTACACTACTTCAAGTCAATATCAAAGACGCTATTGATGCCGATGAAACTTTTGAAATGTTGATGGGTGACCGCGTGGAACCTCGTCGTAAATTCATCGAAGACAACGCACAATACGTTAAAAACTTGGATGTTTAA
- the dnaN gene encoding DNA polymerase III subunit beta, with protein sequence MKFVIERDRLVQAVNEVTRAISARTTIPILTGIKIVVNDEGVTLTGSDSDISIEAFIPLIENDEVIVEVESFGGIVLQSKYFGDIVRRLPEENVEIEVTSNYQTNISSGQASFTLNGLDPMEYPKLPEVTDGKTIKIPINVLKNIVRQTVFAVSAIEVRPVLTGVNWIIKENKLSAVATDSHRLALREIPLETDIDEEYNIVIPGKSLSELNKLLDDASESIEMTLANNQILFKLKDLLFYSRLLEGSYPDTSRLIPTDTKSELVINSKAFLQAIDRASLLARENRNNVIKLMTLENGQVEVSSNSPEVGNVSENVFSQSFTGEEIKISFNGKYMMDALRAFEGDDIQISFSGTMRPFVLRPKDAANPNEILQLITPVRTY encoded by the coding sequence ATGAAATTTGTTATTGAGCGTGATCGTCTTGTCCAAGCAGTCAATGAAGTTACTCGTGCCATCTCTGCAAGAACAACGATTCCAATTTTAACGGGGATAAAAATAGTCGTAAATGATGAAGGTGTAACACTAACTGGTAGTGATTCCGATATTTCCATCGAAGCATTTATTCCATTAATTGAAAATGATGAAGTAATTGTAGAAGTAGAGAGTTTTGGTGGAATTGTACTTCAATCAAAATACTTTGGCGATATTGTCCGTCGTTTACCAGAAGAAAATGTAGAAATTGAAGTAACGTCTAATTACCAAACCAACATTAGTTCTGGTCAAGCCTCCTTTACACTAAACGGCTTAGATCCAATGGAATATCCTAAATTACCTGAAGTAACAGATGGAAAAACAATTAAAATTCCAATTAATGTACTAAAAAATATTGTTAGACAAACTGTTTTTGCTGTTTCTGCTATTGAAGTTCGTCCAGTACTTACTGGTGTAAACTGGATTATCAAAGAAAATAAACTAAGCGCAGTTGCAACCGATAGTCATCGTCTAGCTTTACGTGAAATTCCACTTGAAACAGACATTGATGAAGAATACAATATTGTTATTCCTGGAAAAAGTTTATCTGAATTAAATAAACTTTTAGATGACGCAAGCGAATCTATTGAAATGACCCTTGCCAACAACCAAATTCTTTTTAAATTAAAAGATTTATTATTTTACTCTCGTTTACTTGAAGGTAGTTACCCAGATACATCTCGATTAATTCCAACTGATACTAAATCAGAATTAGTCATTAATTCCAAAGCATTTTTACAAGCAATTGACCGTGCGTCGCTACTTGCTCGCGAAAATCGTAATAACGTTATTAAATTAATGACGCTGGAAAATGGCCAAGTAGAAGTATCCTCCAATTCTCCGGAAGTTGGGAATGTTTCTGAAAATGTCTTCAGCCAAAGTTTTACTGGCGAAGAAATCAAAATATCTTTTAACGGTAAATACATGATGGATGCCCTACGTGCTTTTGAAGGTGATGATATTCAAATTTCCTTCTCAGGTACTATGAGACCATTTGTACTTCGACCAAAAGATGCAGCCAATCCAAATGAAATTTTACAATTAATCACGCCGGTTAGAACTTACTAA
- the gyrA gene encoding DNA gyrase subunit A — protein MAETPNQRITEINLNKEMRTSFLDYAMSVIVARALPDVRDGLKPVHRRILYAMNDLGMTSDKAYKKSARIVGEVIGKYHPHGDTAVYFTMVRMAQDFSYRNMLVDGHGNFGSVDGDMAAAMRYTEARMSKISMELLRDINKDTIDYADNYDGSEREPVILPARFPNLLVNGSSGIAVGMATNIPTHHLGEVIDGVLALSHDPEITIRDLMEYIPGPDFPTAGMIMGRSGIRRAYESGRGSITVRGRVDIEEKKNGKETIVITEIPYQVNKARLVERIAELAREKKIDGITSLNDESDRSGMRIVIEVRRDISASVIVNNLFKMTALQTTFGINMLALVDNHPKVLNLKEILYYYLEHQKVVIRRRTEFELRKAEARAHILEGLRIALDNIDAIIKLIRGSKTSDVAKEGLMTQFNLSDKQAQAILDMRLQRLTGLEREKIEEEYQNLVALINDLKAILADDERILEIIREELEEIKVKYADKRRTEILAGDLVSLEDEDLIPEEEVAITLTKRGYIKRLPLSTYRSQRRGGRGIQGMSTHEDDFVEHLVATSTHDTLLFFTNTGKVYRSKGYEVPEYGRTAKGIPIINLLGIESQEQVNAVINLSEFTDDSYLFFTTKHGVVKRTTLSQFAKIRQSGLRAVELRENDELISVQMTDGSKNMIIATKHGQSIYFPEENIRVMGRTAAGVRGIRLREDDEVIGMEVLEDDEKVLVVTEKGYGKQTPASQYPLRNRGGMGVKTVTITEKNGNLVAMKTVTGEEDLMLMTVSGVLIRFEIDTVSQTGRSAMGVKLIRLDEDEKVATVAKVPKEEDEVELEEEIDETLITQVPDESFEDAPGSDIEE, from the coding sequence ATGGCAGAAACACCAAATCAACGAATAACAGAGATAAACTTAAATAAAGAAATGCGGACATCATTCCTAGACTATGCGATGAGTGTAATTGTTGCCCGTGCCCTACCTGATGTTCGTGACGGGTTAAAACCAGTTCACCGTCGTATTCTATATGCGATGAATGACTTAGGTATGACTTCTGATAAAGCCTATAAAAAATCGGCTCGTATCGTTGGTGAAGTAATTGGTAAGTATCACCCCCACGGCGATACAGCGGTTTATTTTACAATGGTTCGTATGGCGCAAGATTTTAGTTATCGTAATATGCTAGTTGATGGACATGGTAACTTTGGTTCGGTTGATGGCGATATGGCAGCAGCGATGCGTTATACAGAAGCTCGTATGTCAAAAATTTCGATGGAACTACTGCGCGATATTAATAAAGACACAATTGATTACGCTGATAACTACGATGGTTCTGAACGTGAGCCAGTTATTTTACCAGCGCGTTTCCCTAACTTATTAGTCAATGGTTCGTCAGGTATCGCGGTTGGTATGGCAACAAATATTCCTACCCACCATCTTGGTGAAGTAATTGACGGCGTTTTAGCACTTAGTCACGATCCAGAAATTACTATTCGTGATTTAATGGAATATATTCCAGGCCCTGACTTCCCAACTGCTGGGATGATTATGGGACGTAGCGGAATCCGTCGCGCTTACGAAAGTGGCCGTGGTTCGATTACTGTTCGTGGTCGTGTCGATATTGAAGAAAAGAAAAATGGTAAAGAAACTATCGTTATTACCGAAATTCCTTACCAAGTGAATAAAGCACGCCTAGTTGAACGTATTGCCGAACTAGCTCGTGAGAAGAAAATCGACGGCATCACTTCCCTAAATGATGAGTCTGACCGTTCAGGAATGCGGATTGTTATTGAGGTTCGTCGTGATATTAGCGCCAGTGTTATCGTGAATAATTTATTCAAAATGACAGCACTTCAAACTACTTTTGGTATTAATATGCTTGCACTTGTCGATAACCATCCAAAAGTGCTTAATTTAAAAGAAATTCTTTATTATTATTTGGAACATCAAAAAGTAGTTATTCGTCGACGTACAGAATTTGAGCTTCGTAAAGCAGAAGCACGCGCACATATTTTAGAAGGTTTACGAATCGCTCTTGATAACATTGACGCGATTATTAAATTAATTCGTGGATCAAAAACTTCCGATGTTGCTAAAGAAGGCTTGATGACACAATTCAACCTTTCTGACAAACAAGCGCAAGCCATTCTGGACATGCGTTTGCAACGTTTAACAGGTTTAGAACGCGAAAAAATTGAAGAAGAATATCAAAACTTAGTAGCATTAATTAATGATTTAAAAGCTATTTTAGCTGATGATGAGCGTATTCTTGAAATTATTCGTGAAGAATTAGAAGAAATCAAAGTTAAATATGCGGATAAACGTCGTACAGAAATCTTGGCTGGTGATTTAGTAAGCCTTGAAGATGAAGACTTAATCCCTGAAGAAGAAGTAGCAATTACGCTAACTAAACGTGGTTATATTAAACGTTTACCACTGTCGACTTATCGTAGTCAGCGTCGAGGTGGTCGTGGTATTCAAGGTATGTCAACACATGAAGATGACTTCGTAGAACACCTAGTTGCAACGAGCACGCATGATACGTTACTATTCTTCACTAACACTGGTAAAGTTTACCGTTCGAAAGGTTATGAAGTACCTGAATACGGTCGTACCGCCAAAGGTATCCCAATAATCAACTTACTTGGAATCGAAAGCCAAGAACAAGTGAATGCCGTGATAAATCTATCCGAATTCACCGATGATAGCTACCTATTCTTCACGACGAAACATGGTGTCGTGAAGCGTACAACCCTTTCTCAATTTGCGAAAATCCGTCAAAGTGGCCTTCGTGCTGTAGAACTTCGTGAAAACGATGAACTCATTTCTGTTCAAATGACAGATGGTAGCAAAAACATGATTATCGCAACGAAACATGGTCAATCTATCTACTTCCCAGAAGAAAATATCCGTGTAATGGGCCGTACAGCTGCTGGTGTTCGTGGTATTAGACTTCGTGAAGACGATGAAGTTATCGGCATGGAAGTACTAGAGGACGATGAAAAAGTACTCGTTGTAACGGAAAAAGGTTATGGTAAACAAACGCCAGCCTCCCAATATCCGCTTCGTAATCGTGGTGGTATGGGTGTTAAAACCGTTACAATCACAGAGAAAAATGGTAACTTAGTAGCAATGAAAACTGTTACTGGTGAAGAGGACTTAATGCTAATGACAGTAAGTGGCGTATTAATTCGTTTCGAAATTGATACAGTATCACAAACTGGTCGTAGCGCAATGGGTGTTAAACTAATTCGTCTTGATGAAGATGAAAAAGTAGCCACTGTTGCAAAAGTACCAAAAGAAGAAGATGAAGTTGAGCTTGAGGAAGAAATCGACGAAACATTAATCACGCAAGTTCCTGATGAAAGTTTTGAAGATGCTCCTGGAAGCGACATAGAAGAATAA
- a CDS encoding MATE family efflux transporter: MMKDMTTGNPTKLIFLFAMPMLIGNLFQQFYTMIDAVIVGKFVSVDALAAVGATNSVNFFMISLIIGLMSGISVVVAQYFGFKDYDRLKDVIATATYAVVFSAIILTVAGVLLAKPLLILLRTPANILDDSTIFLTTLFIGILPMSLYNGMAAILRALGNSITPLIFLILSSLMNIALDFLFVVYMDMGVRGAAIATVLSQTAAAIAVIYYAYRHVPFMRIERAKFKLSTPLLKEMVRIGLPSGLQGSFISIGNMALQSLINGFGSSVVAAYTAASRIDSLTYQPGIAFGAASSMFAGQNIGAGKIDRVREGFWSGIKVVTAISIGITILVQLFARQFLLLFVDSSETEVINIGVSYLLIVSLFYVVVGILFVVRETLRGTGDAMVPLAMGIFELVSRLVIGFVLSLYIGYVGLWWATPVAWITATMLGVWRYKSGAWQKKAVIRRK, from the coding sequence ATGATGAAAGATATGACAACAGGTAATCCGACAAAATTAATTTTTTTATTCGCGATGCCGATGTTGATTGGAAACTTATTTCAGCAATTTTATACGATGATTGACGCGGTTATTGTTGGGAAATTTGTAAGTGTAGATGCGCTAGCTGCTGTTGGAGCGACAAATTCGGTCAATTTTTTTATGATTTCTTTGATTATTGGACTTATGAGTGGGATTTCTGTCGTAGTTGCGCAGTATTTTGGATTTAAAGATTATGATCGTTTGAAAGATGTTATTGCTACGGCGACTTATGCGGTGGTTTTTTCGGCGATTATTTTGACGGTTGCGGGCGTTTTACTTGCGAAGCCTCTTCTTATTTTGTTACGAACACCGGCAAATATTTTGGATGATTCTACTATCTTTTTAACCACCCTTTTTATCGGGATTTTGCCGATGAGTCTGTATAACGGGATGGCCGCGATACTTCGAGCTCTTGGAAATTCGATTACCCCACTGATTTTCTTGATTTTATCCTCTTTAATGAATATTGCATTAGATTTTTTATTTGTTGTTTATATGGATATGGGCGTTCGCGGGGCTGCTATTGCGACAGTTTTATCCCAAACAGCTGCAGCGATTGCTGTTATTTACTATGCTTATCGTCACGTACCATTTATGCGGATAGAGCGTGCAAAATTCAAGCTCTCCACCCCACTCCTTAAAGAAATGGTGCGCATTGGGCTGCCTTCTGGATTACAAGGATCCTTTATTTCTATCGGAAATATGGCTCTTCAAAGTTTAATAAATGGATTCGGTTCATCGGTCGTTGCGGCTTATACGGCGGCGAGTCGAATTGATTCACTTACATATCAACCAGGAATTGCTTTTGGAGCAGCTTCCTCCATGTTTGCTGGTCAAAATATCGGTGCTGGAAAAATTGACCGCGTTCGCGAAGGTTTTTGGTCGGGAATTAAAGTCGTTACAGCTATCAGTATTGGAATCACAATTTTAGTTCAACTTTTCGCTAGGCAGTTTTTATTACTATTTGTAGATTCTAGTGAGACGGAAGTTATTAATATTGGTGTGAGTTATTTACTTATTGTCTCTTTATTTTATGTCGTAGTTGGAATTTTATTTGTTGTTCGGGAAACTTTGCGAGGTACTGGAGATGCGATGGTTCCTTTAGCAATGGGGATTTTTGAGTTGGTTTCGAGACTTGTTATCGGATTTGTTTTGTCGCTTTATATTGGATACGTAGGGCTTTGGTGGGCTACACCGGTTGCATGGATAACCGCAACGATGCTCGGCGTTTGGAGATATAAATCAGGAGCATGGCAAAAAAAGGCAGTTATTCGACGAAAATAA